One genomic region from Microcella humidisoli encodes:
- the uvrB gene encoding excinuclease ABC subunit UvrB produces the protein MEPTRSVRPFEVVSDYRPSGDQPQAIAELAARINAGETDIVLLGATGTGKSATTAWLIEQVQRPTLVLAHNKTLAAQLATEFRDLMPHNAIEYFVSYYDYYQPEAYVPQTDTFIEKDSSVNAEVERLRHSTTNSLLSRRDVVVVSTVSCIYGLGAAEEYLEAMVALQVGQSIPRDALIRKFVGMQYQRNDVDFSRGKFRVRGDTIEIIPMYEELAIRIEMFGDEVEALYALHPLTGDVVRALDAVSVFPATHYAASPDTMQRAIVTIKEELELRLAELERQGKLLEAQRLRMRTTFDIEMMEQIGFCNGIENYSRHIDGRAPGEPPNCLLDYFPEDFLVVIDESHVTVPQIGAMYEGDASRKRTLVEHGFRLPSALDNRPLRWEEFLDRTGQKVYLSATPGKYELGITDSVVEQIIRPTGLVDPGIVVKPSKGQIDDLLEQIRQRTERDERVLVTTLTKKMAEELTEFLTEAGVRVRYLHSDVDTLRRVELLSELRQGVYDVLVGINLLREGLDLPEVSLVAILDADKEGFLRSATSLIQTIGRAARNVSGEVHMYADVVTPSMAQAIDETTRRRDRQIAYNAEHGIDPTPLRKKIADITDQLVREGADTAELLESRRSGRADGGKRAATPALRREGRGAEGAAELESIIADLTAQMLTAAEELKFELAARLRDEVQDLKKDLRGMVDAGHVR, from the coding sequence ATGGAACCCACGCGCTCGGTGCGGCCCTTCGAGGTCGTCAGCGACTACCGCCCGAGCGGCGACCAGCCGCAGGCGATCGCGGAGCTCGCCGCTCGCATCAACGCCGGCGAGACCGACATCGTGCTGCTCGGCGCCACGGGCACCGGCAAGTCGGCGACTACGGCGTGGCTCATCGAGCAGGTGCAGCGACCCACGCTCGTGCTCGCGCACAACAAGACGCTCGCGGCGCAGCTCGCCACCGAGTTCCGCGACCTCATGCCGCACAACGCCATCGAGTACTTCGTCTCGTACTACGACTACTACCAACCCGAGGCCTACGTGCCGCAGACCGACACCTTCATCGAGAAAGACAGTTCGGTGAACGCCGAGGTCGAGCGGTTGCGGCACTCGACCACGAACTCGCTGCTGAGCCGTCGCGACGTCGTCGTGGTGTCGACCGTGTCCTGCATCTACGGTCTCGGGGCGGCGGAGGAGTACCTCGAGGCGATGGTGGCCCTGCAGGTCGGCCAGAGCATCCCGCGCGACGCGCTCATCCGCAAGTTCGTCGGCATGCAGTACCAGCGCAACGACGTCGACTTCTCGCGCGGCAAGTTCCGGGTGCGCGGCGACACGATCGAGATCATCCCGATGTACGAAGAGCTCGCCATCCGCATCGAGATGTTCGGCGACGAGGTCGAGGCGCTCTATGCGCTGCATCCGTTGACGGGGGATGTCGTGCGCGCGCTCGACGCCGTCTCGGTCTTCCCGGCCACGCACTACGCGGCCTCGCCCGACACCATGCAGCGCGCGATCGTCACGATCAAGGAGGAGCTCGAGCTCCGTCTCGCCGAGCTCGAGCGCCAGGGGAAGCTGCTCGAAGCGCAGCGTCTGCGCATGCGCACGACCTTCGACATCGAGATGATGGAGCAGATCGGGTTCTGCAACGGCATCGAGAACTACTCCCGGCACATCGACGGCCGCGCGCCCGGCGAGCCGCCCAACTGCCTGCTCGACTACTTCCCCGAGGACTTCCTCGTCGTGATCGACGAGAGCCACGTGACGGTGCCGCAGATCGGCGCGATGTACGAGGGTGACGCCTCGCGCAAGCGCACGCTCGTCGAGCACGGCTTCCGCCTGCCGAGCGCGCTCGACAACCGCCCGTTGCGCTGGGAGGAGTTCCTCGACCGCACGGGCCAGAAGGTCTACCTCTCGGCGACGCCCGGCAAGTACGAGCTCGGCATCACCGACTCGGTCGTCGAGCAGATCATCCGCCCGACGGGTCTCGTCGACCCGGGCATCGTCGTCAAGCCGAGCAAGGGGCAGATCGACGATCTGCTCGAGCAGATCCGTCAGCGCACCGAGCGCGACGAGCGCGTGCTCGTCACGACGCTCACGAAGAAGATGGCGGAAGAGCTCACCGAGTTCCTCACCGAAGCGGGCGTGCGGGTGCGGTACCTGCACTCGGACGTCGATACGCTGCGCCGCGTCGAACTGCTGAGCGAGCTGCGCCAGGGCGTCTACGACGTCCTCGTCGGCATCAACCTGCTGCGAGAGGGCCTCGACCTGCCCGAGGTCTCGCTCGTCGCGATCCTCGACGCCGACAAGGAGGGGTTCCTGCGGTCGGCGACGTCGCTCATCCAGACGATCGGGCGCGCCGCACGCAACGTATCGGGCGAGGTGCACATGTACGCCGACGTCGTCACCCCCTCGATGGCGCAGGCGATCGACGAGACGACGCGCCGACGCGATCGTCAGATCGCCTACAACGCCGAGCACGGCATCGATCCGACTCCACTGCGCAAGAAGATCGCCGACATCACCGATCAGCTCGTGCGCGAGGGCGCCGACACGGCCGAGCTGCTCGAGAGCCGGCGCAGCGGCAGGGCAGACGGGGGCAAGCGTGCCGCCACTCCCGCCCTGCGTCGCGAGGGCCGCGGTGCCGAGGGCGCCGCCGAGCTCGAGTCGATCATCGCCGACCTCACGGCCCAGATGCTGACGGCCGCCGAAGAGCTCAAGTTCGAGCTGGCCGCGCGGTTGCGCGACGAGGTGCAAGACCTCAAGAAAGACCTGCGCGGCATGGTCGACGCGGGCCACGTGCGCTGA